One segment of Stappia sp. 28M-7 DNA contains the following:
- a CDS encoding CaiB/BaiF CoA-transferase family protein, which translates to MQGDLSGLFVVSVEQAVAAPYLSGRLAEAGARVIKVERPEGDFARAYDHLVHGESAYFVWLNRGKESVCLDLRDDDDRALLAAMIAKADVFIQNLAPGAIDRLGFAPDRLRQENPRLITVSISGYGDEGPFRDLKAYDLLVQAESGLSAITGNAEGPARVGVSVCDIAAGMTAHQAVLQALFARERTGEGRHIAVSLFHALSDWMNVPYLQFAYGGKEPERNGLNHPTIAPYGAYSGSDGKDVLFSIQNEREWVNFCRDVLERPEVATDSRFTSNSRRVAHRAELDAIINEVFSGHPRDALADRLRDARIAFGRVSTMDDLVRHPQNRHVETDTPTGPVRLLAPGALVNGKSPEFGPVPALGADTDRVRAEFSRVDA; encoded by the coding sequence ATGCAGGGTGATCTTTCCGGTCTCTTCGTGGTGTCCGTCGAGCAGGCGGTGGCCGCGCCCTATCTGTCCGGGCGGCTGGCGGAAGCCGGCGCGCGCGTCATCAAGGTGGAGCGGCCCGAGGGCGATTTCGCCCGCGCCTACGATCATCTGGTGCATGGCGAGAGCGCCTATTTCGTCTGGCTCAACCGCGGCAAGGAATCCGTCTGCCTCGACCTTCGCGACGATGACGACCGCGCCCTCTTGGCGGCGATGATCGCCAAGGCCGACGTCTTCATCCAGAACCTTGCACCCGGCGCCATCGACCGCCTCGGCTTCGCGCCCGACCGGCTTCGCCAGGAGAACCCGCGGCTGATCACCGTGTCGATCTCCGGTTATGGCGACGAAGGCCCGTTCCGCGACCTGAAGGCCTACGACCTCCTGGTCCAGGCGGAAAGCGGGCTGTCGGCGATCACCGGCAATGCGGAAGGCCCGGCGCGCGTCGGCGTCTCCGTCTGCGACATCGCCGCCGGCATGACCGCGCATCAGGCCGTGCTGCAGGCGTTGTTCGCCCGCGAGCGCACCGGCGAGGGCCGGCATATCGCCGTGTCGCTGTTCCATGCGCTCTCCGACTGGATGAACGTGCCCTACCTGCAGTTCGCCTATGGCGGCAAGGAGCCGGAGCGCAACGGCCTCAACCACCCGACCATCGCCCCGTATGGCGCCTATTCGGGAAGCGACGGCAAGGACGTGCTGTTCTCGATCCAGAACGAGCGCGAGTGGGTCAACTTCTGCCGCGACGTGCTGGAGCGCCCCGAGGTTGCGACCGACAGCCGCTTCACCAGCAACTCGCGCCGCGTCGCCCACCGCGCCGAGCTGGACGCGATCATCAACGAGGTGTTCTCCGGCCATCCGCGCGATGCACTGGCCGACCGGCTGCGCGATGCCCGCATTGCCTTCGGCCGGGTGAGCACGATGGACGACCTGGTCCGCCACCCGCAAAACCGCCATGTGGAGACCGACACGCCGACCGGCCCGGTGCGCCTGCTCGCCCCCGGCGCGCTGGTCAACGGCAAGTCGCCGGAGTTCGGCCCGGTGCCGGCGCTCGGCGCCGATACCGACAGGGTCCGCGCGGAGTTCTCCCGTGTCGACGCCTAA